A stretch of Peptococcaceae bacterium 1198_IL3148 DNA encodes these proteins:
- a CDS encoding efflux RND transporter periplasmic adaptor subunit has protein sequence MKEKVIALWLKIKGLPTWSKWLLTTLLVIFIIGTLLSITGNKDTGVTVMTGKIEKRSVERSIISSGSLESVDKQEFFTPVDSTLMELTVEVGDRVKKGEVLGRLDTLELGRQYENAKANLAIKEAELAKALAINDELELAAAKAQYDQAKNHYDRTERLYNEGVVNLEEMESARVSYAQADANYQQTKMRTQQGATAKQVSSLQSQVDLAKQEVAQAKERLDLATFIAKEDGVVLFVGAEKGNRVLEGSRILVVGKDSQLEVTAKVNELDAGDIEAGQSAQVTTATVPDKVFNGEVTRVAAAAISEGEGNSSVPVTVTLQNNSKGLKPGYTVDLKIITMPNKEFLTVPFEAIISKNGQTIVYTVEDGIAKEKKIKTEPGNELFDIVVSGLKVGETVILNPPPQLKDGQPVVIGENR, from the coding sequence ATGAAAGAAAAAGTTATTGCATTGTGGCTAAAAATTAAAGGATTGCCAACGTGGAGTAAATGGTTATTAACTACTTTACTAGTTATTTTTATTATTGGCACACTGTTATCTATCACTGGCAACAAAGATACAGGTGTTACAGTGATGACGGGGAAAATTGAAAAGAGAAGCGTAGAGCGCAGCATTATAAGCAGTGGAAGCTTGGAGTCTGTTGATAAACAAGAGTTTTTTACACCTGTAGACAGCACTTTAATGGAGTTAACGGTGGAGGTGGGTGATCGGGTCAAAAAGGGGGAGGTTTTGGGTCGCTTAGACACCTTAGAATTAGGCAGGCAGTATGAAAATGCCAAAGCTAATTTAGCCATAAAGGAGGCAGAATTGGCAAAGGCCCTTGCCATTAACGACGAATTAGAGTTGGCCGCTGCTAAAGCCCAATATGATCAGGCTAAAAACCACTATGATCGTACCGAACGCCTCTATAATGAGGGCGTGGTAAACTTAGAAGAAATGGAAAGTGCTAGAGTTAGCTATGCCCAAGCAGATGCTAACTATCAGCAAACCAAAATGAGAACCCAGCAAGGTGCCACAGCCAAGCAAGTTTCCTCATTACAATCTCAGGTTGATCTGGCCAAACAGGAGGTTGCCCAAGCTAAAGAGCGTTTGGATTTAGCCACCTTTATTGCTAAGGAAGACGGGGTGGTGCTTTTTGTGGGTGCAGAGAAGGGCAACCGGGTGTTAGAAGGCAGTCGCATTTTAGTGGTTGGCAAAGATAGCCAGTTGGAGGTAACAGCAAAGGTAAACGAGCTTGATGCCGGTGACATAGAAGCGGGGCAAAGTGCCCAGGTTACCACCGCCACTGTCCCGGACAAAGTATTTAATGGTGAAGTTACTCGGGTGGCGGCGGCGGCTATTTCCGAGGGTGAAGGTAATAGTAGTGTGCCGGTGACGGTAACTTTACAAAATAATTCAAAGGGGTTAAAACCTGGATACACAGTGGATTTAAAAATAATTACTATGCCAAATAAAGAGTTTTTGACCGTACCCTTTGAAGCCATTATTAGTAAAAATGGACAAACCATAGTTTATACAGTTGAAGATGGTATTGCCAAAGAAAAGAAAATAAAGACTGAACCCGGTAACGAACTATTTGATATCGTTGTGTCTGGCTTAAAGGTTGGGGAGACGGTAATCCTTAATCCACCACCACAATTAAAGGACGGACAACCAGTAGTGATAGGTGAAAACAGATGA
- a CDS encoding ABC transporter permease has translation MNLKEFLIVSLEGIKNNKLRSFLTTLGIVIGIAAVILVMAIGEGGKAMIIGELEQYGTNIFQIYPNYREGEYVRLRDFTKEDITVVKALSSEVKYLAPMKYERQEIRGSEGKKTVQVIGTTTDYQYIRNLEIQWGRFFNEQDDAVGRRVIVLDEALANELFGFENPVGQRVMIEGGNSALVVGVIKKRESQLPGMQPDQNAYIPVSFMVGSSQWEYVNMLMGSAASKEMVYQAMDRTKKILERRHNTTNHYDAYSMEQEMEMVGKVTGIMSLIISSIAGISLFVGGIGVMNIMLVSVTERTREIGIRMALGATRKDILTQFLIEAVVLCSAGGVIGICIGYAGSMVASYFLNLPPLVSWWTALFAFLFSAIIGVFFGIYPANKASKLDPIVALRRE, from the coding sequence GTGAATTTAAAAGAGTTTTTAATTGTTTCTCTAGAGGGAATTAAAAATAATAAATTGCGTTCATTTTTAACTACCCTAGGCATCGTCATTGGCATAGCGGCAGTAATTTTGGTTATGGCCATTGGTGAAGGCGGTAAAGCAATGATTATTGGCGAGTTGGAACAATATGGTACTAATATTTTTCAGATATACCCCAATTACCGGGAGGGTGAGTATGTTAGGTTGAGGGACTTCACTAAAGAAGATATCACCGTTGTCAAAGCGCTGTCTTCGGAGGTTAAGTATTTGGCCCCAATGAAATATGAGCGCCAGGAAATTCGGGGTTCTGAAGGTAAAAAAACAGTCCAAGTCATTGGCACCACCACTGATTATCAATACATCAGAAATTTAGAAATACAATGGGGCAGGTTTTTTAACGAACAGGATGATGCCGTTGGTAGACGGGTAATAGTTTTAGATGAGGCATTGGCCAATGAGCTTTTTGGTTTTGAAAATCCGGTGGGTCAAAGGGTGATGATTGAAGGCGGTAATTCAGCGCTGGTTGTTGGTGTGATTAAAAAAAGGGAATCCCAGTTGCCGGGCATGCAACCAGATCAAAATGCTTATATACCAGTATCCTTTATGGTTGGTTCATCCCAATGGGAATATGTAAATATGTTAATGGGCAGTGCAGCCAGCAAAGAAATGGTCTATCAGGCTATGGATCGAACTAAAAAAATTTTAGAACGACGTCATAATACCACTAATCATTATGATGCCTATAGTATGGAACAAGAAATGGAAATGGTTGGCAAAGTCACTGGAATTATGAGCTTAATTATCAGTAGCATTGCTGGCATTTCACTGTTCGTTGGTGGTATTGGTGTAATGAATATTATGTTGGTATCAGTTACCGAAAGGACACGTGAAATTGGCATTCGGATGGCTTTGGGGGCCACAAGAAAAGATATATTAACTCAGTTTCTAATTGAAGCGGTGGTGCTCTGCTCCGCAGGCGGTGTAATAGGTATCTGCATAGGTTATGCTGGATCAATGGTAGCATCGTATTTTCTTAATCTGCCGCCACTGGTGTCGTGGTGGACTGCGCTATTTGCGTTCCTATTTTCAGCAATTATCGGTGTATTCTTTGGCATATATCCGGCAAACAAAGCCTCTAAATTAGATCCAATAGTGGCATTGAGAAGAGAGTAG
- a CDS encoding ABC transporter ATP-binding protein, whose product MIEITNVKKVYQTGDIAVEALKGITMSIKKGEFVAIMGPSGSGKSTLMNLLGLLDTPTEGSYQLAGKEVSGLSKNALALLRNQQLGFVFQAFNLIPSLSALKNVELPMLYAGIKPSERRQKAIAALERVGLGERIYHRPNELSGGQNQRVAIARAIVNNPVVLMADEPTGALDTHTGEEIMAIFQELHRDGATIVLVTHEPDIAQYAERILRFKDGLLIADEQVNNRIIASSKGV is encoded by the coding sequence ATGATCGAAATAACAAATGTAAAAAAAGTGTATCAAACAGGTGACATCGCCGTTGAAGCGTTGAAGGGCATCACCATGTCTATAAAAAAGGGCGAATTTGTAGCGATCATGGGACCATCGGGTTCTGGCAAGTCTACTCTGATGAATTTGTTGGGGCTATTGGACACCCCCACCGAAGGTTCATATCAATTGGCTGGTAAGGAAGTGTCGGGGCTAAGCAAAAATGCCCTCGCTTTATTGCGCAATCAGCAGTTGGGCTTTGTTTTTCAGGCCTTTAACCTGATACCCAGTTTATCCGCCTTAAAAAATGTAGAATTGCCGATGCTGTATGCTGGCATCAAGCCTAGCGAGCGACGCCAAAAAGCAATTGCTGCCTTAGAAAGGGTAGGGCTAGGTGAGCGCATATATCATCGACCCAATGAACTTTCCGGTGGTCAAAATCAGCGGGTGGCCATCGCCAGGGCTATAGTTAATAACCCAGTTGTGCTGATGGCCGATGAGCCGACCGGTGCTTTAGATACCCACACTGGTGAAGAAATTATGGCTATTTTTCAAGAACTACACCGTGACGGAGCAACCATAGTTTTGGTTACCCATGAGCCTGATATTGCCCAATATGCCGAAAGAATTTTGCGATTTAAAGATGGTTTGTTAATTGCAGATGAGCAAGTTAATAACCGTATAATAGCCTCTAGTAAAGGGGTGTAG